A single genomic interval of Tursiops truncatus isolate mTurTru1 chromosome 1, mTurTru1.mat.Y, whole genome shotgun sequence harbors:
- the LOC109547326 gene encoding thymosin beta-4-like, whose product MSDKPDMAEIEKVDKSKLKKTETKEKNPLPSQETIEQEKQAGES is encoded by the coding sequence ATGTCTGACAAACCCGATATGGCTGAGATTGAGAAAGTCGATAAGTCgaaactgaagaaaacagaaacgaAAGAGAAAAATCCACTGCCTTCACAAGAAACGATTGAACAGGAGAAGCAAGCAGGCGAGTCGTAA